From a region of the Gavia stellata isolate bGavSte3 chromosome 32, bGavSte3.hap2, whole genome shotgun sequence genome:
- the TIMM13 gene encoding mitochondrial import inner membrane translocase subunit Tim13 gives MESGFGSDFGSDFGSGGGGGGKLDPGLIMEQVKVQIAVANAQELLQRMTDKCFRKCIGKPGGALDNSEQKCIAMCMDRYMDAWNTVSRAYNSRLQRERANM, from the exons ATGGAGAGCGGCTTCGGCTCCGACTTCGGCTCCGACTTCGGCTCTGGAGGTGGCGGGGGGGGAAAGCTGGACCCGGGGCTCATCAtggagcaggtgaaggtgcAGATCGCCGTGGCCAACGCACAGGAGCTCTTACAG CGCATGACGGACAAGTGCTTTCGGAAGTGCATCGGGAAGCCCGGCGGCGCGCTGGACAACTCGGAGCAG AAGTGCATCGCCATGTGCATGGACCGGTACATGGACGCCTGGAACACGGTTTCCCGAGCCTACAACTCTCGGCTGCAGCGGGAAAGAGCCAACATGTGA
- the TMPRSS9 gene encoding transmembrane protease serine 9 has product MDQIKPVLGTQRRGLRASCWKVTVAAAVVGCVTALYLGILLACDPAGETSFEHTVELRGITFNSSLQMDNSDYYRVLTPALERLFLSSFQDSQLDWSCTGCTILGYSRNGNSSVIVRFRLHFTAQDSQPLSSIMEEEALRHGLAAALHEQGLSLAAFGTISSASLTGPSEVSPHRPGLKSGTCPGDTFTCLNTQCVWKENPECDGQKDCADASDERGCDCGSRPAMQTATRIVGGSEASRGEFPWQVSLQENNEHFCGAAILTEKWLVSAAHCFTELQDPAMWAAYTGTTSLRGLDSGAVKIGIAQIILHPSYNADTADYDVAVLELKRPVTFTKYIQPVCLPDAGHHFPASKKCLISGWGYLKEDFLVKPEFLQKATVELLDQKLCSSLYSQALTDRMLCAGYLEGKIDSCQGDSGGPLVCEEPSGKFFLAGIVSWGIGCAEARRPGVYTRVTKLRDWILDAISAFPTSIARTVLPIRSSTNSNVVSSEELNTTTTGAIPTTSPAPAASKQVTASRLQECGGQPGFSKPSKIVGGTDASRAEIPWQVSLREDSRHFCGATIVGDRWLLSAAHCFNETNPEEIEAYMGTTSLNGTDGNAVKVGVTRVIQHPLFNPIVLDFDVAVLELARPLVFNKYIQPICLPLAVQKFPVGKKCVISGWGNLQEGNVTKPEILQKASVGIIDQKTCNFLYNFSLTDRMICAGFLEGKIDSCQGDSGGPLACEVTPGVFYLAGIVSWGIGCAQATKPGVYSRITKVRDWILDTISQLPSPGTGTPSSSAIARTSTATILTRQPSTTTASPINRTTLGMKTTTTMKETSTALKTTEPVKPTQTPVVPCTSLTFKCSSKVCIGKENPECDGIVDCSNGFDERNCDCGLTSALAFSKIVGGSTAARGEWPWQVSLWLRRKEHKCGAVLIADRWLLSAAHCFDIYSDPKMWVAFLGTPFLSGIDGKMEKILRIYKHPFYNVYSLDYDVALLELNRPVKFSSTIKPICLPDNSHIFHEGARCFITGWGSTKEGGLISKHLQKAAVNMIGDQACKTFYPVQISSRMVCAGFPQGTVDSCSGDAGGPLACKEPSGKWFLAGITSWGYGCARPYFPGVYTKVTAVQGWIAQNLKL; this is encoded by the exons ATGGACCAGATAAAGCCAGTGCTAGGCACCCAGAGAAGAGGACTGAGGGCCAGCTGCTGGAAAGTAAccgttgctgctgctgtggtgggCTGTGTGACAGCCCTCTACCTGGGCATCCTGCTGG CCTGTGACCCCGCGGGAGAGACCAGCTTTGAGCACACAGTAGAGCTGCGAGGAATCACATTCAACAGCAGCTTACAGATGGACAACTCGGACTACTACAGGGTGCTGACGCCCGCTCTTGAGAGGCTG tttcTGTCCAGTTTCCAGGACTCCCAGCTGGACTGGAGCTGCACTGGTTGCACCATCCTGGGCTACAG CAGGAATGGAAACTCAAGCGTGATAGTCCGTTTCCGCCTCCACTTCACAGCCCAGGATTCCCAGCCCCTGAGCTCTATCATGGAGGAGGAAGCTCTTAGGCATGGGCTGGCGGCTGCCCTGCATGAGCAGGGTCTCTCCCTGGCTGCCTTTGGGACTATATCCTCAGCTTCTCTTACAG GTCCCAGTGAAGTTTCTCCCCACAGACCGGGACTGAAATCAG ggaccTGCCCTGGAGACACGTTCACTTGCCTCAACACCCAGTGCGTGTGGAAAGAAAACCCTGAATGTGACGGCCAAAAAGACTGCGCCGATGCCTCTGATGAAAGGGGCTGTG ACTGTGGGAGCCGCCCTGCCATGCAGACTGCCACCAGGATAGTCGGAGGCTCAGAGGCATCCAGAGGGGAGTTCCCATGGCAAGTCAGCCTGCAAGAGAATAACGAGCACTTCTGCGGCGCTGCAATCCTCACGGAGAAGTGGCTGGTGTCTGCCGCGCACTGCTTTACTGA GTTGCAGGACCCAGCGATGTGGGCAGCTTATACAGGGACCACCTCCCTAAGAGGCTTAGATAGCGGCGCGGTGAAAATAGGCATCGCCCAGATCATCCTGCACCCCTCCTACAATGCCGACACGGCTGACTACGACGTGGCCGTGCTGGAGCTGAAGAGACCTGTGACCTTCACTAAATACATCCAGCCCGTATGCCTGCCAGACGCTGGGCATCACTTCCCCGCCAGCAAGAAGTGCCTTATCTCTGGCTGGGGCTACCTCAAGGAGGACTTCT TGGTGAAACCCGAGTTCCTGCAGAAAGCAACAGTGGAGCTGCTGGACCAGAAGCTGTGCTCCAGCCTCTACAGCCAGGCGCTCACAGACAGGATGCTGTGTGCCGGCTATCTGGAGGGGAAAATCGACTCCTGCCAG GGTGACTCCGGTGGGCCCCTGGTTTGCGAAGAACCATCTGGCAAGTTTTTCCTGGCAGGAATCGTGAGTTGGGGAATTGGATGTGCTGAAGCCAGGCGGCCCGGGGTTTACACACGTGTTACCAAACTCAGAGACTGGATCTTGGATGctatttctgcctttcccacCTCCATAGCCCGGACTGTCCTTCCAATACGCTCCAGTACTAACAGTAATGTGGTCAGCTCTGAAGAGctcaacaccaccaccaccggAGCAATCCCCACCACTtcaccagccccagctgccagcaagcaaGTGACTGCATCAAGACTGCAAG AGTGTGGAGGACAACCTGGGTTCTCTAAACCCAGCAAGATCGTGGGAGGAACAGATGCTTCCAGAGCAGAGATCCCCTGGCAAGTCAGCCTGAGAGAAGACTCAAGGCATTTCTGTGGAGCCACCATAGTTGGGGACCGCTGGCTGCTGTCGGCAGCTCACTGCTTCAATGA GACAAATCCAGAAGAGATCGAAGCCTACATGGGAACAACATCACTAAATGGAACAGATGGGAATGCAGTGAAAGTCGGTGTAACAAGAGTGATCCAGCATCCCCTCTTCAACCCTATTGTTCTGGACTTCGATGTGGCTGTACTTGAGCTGGCAAGACCTCTTGTCTTCAACAAATACATCCAGCCCATCTGTCTCCCACTTGCTGTGCAGAAGTTTCCTGTTGGCAAGAAATGCGTAATTTCTGGGTGGGGTAACCTCCAAGAAGGGAACG TCACCAAGCCTGAGATCCTGCAGAAAGCCTCTGTGGGCATCATAGACCAGAAGACCTGCAACTTCCTCTACAACTTCTCCCTCACTGACCGAATGATCTGTGCTGGCTTCCTGGAGGGGAAGATAGACTCATGCCAG GGAGATTCAGGTGGACCCTTGGCCTGTGAGGTGACCCCAGGAGTGTTTTATCTGGCTGGCATCGTGAGTTGGGGAATTGGTTGTGCCCAGGCTACGAAACCTGGTGTGTACTCCAGAATTACCAAAGTCAGAGACTGGATCCTGGATACCATCTCACAGTTGCCCAGTCCTGGCACAGGCACCCCTTCCAGTTCAGCCATCGCTAGAACTTCTACTGCAACCATCCTCACCCGCCAGCCCAGCACGACTACTGCAAGTCCAATCAACAGAACCACCCTAGGGATGAAGACAACCACAACCATGAAAGAAACCTCGACAGCTCTGAAAACCACTGAGCCTGTCAAGCCCACCCAAACCCCAG TGGTGCCTTGTACCAGCCTCACGTTCAAGTGTTCCAGCAAGGTCtgtattggaaaagaaaatcccgAATGTGATGGCATTGTTGACTGCAGCAACGGCTTCGATGAGCGCAACTGTG ACTGTGGCTTAACAAGTGCTCTGGCCTTCAGCAAGATCGTGGGTGGCAGCACTGCGGCTCGAGGAGAATGGCCCTGGCAAGTCAGTCTCTGGCTTCGTCGGAAGGAGCACAAGTGTGGGGCTGTCCTCATTGCCGACCGGtggctgctctctgcagctcacTGCTTTGATAT TTACAGTGATCCCAAAATGTGGGTGGCCTTTCTCGGAACACCCTTCCTGAGTGGCATCGATGGCAAAATGGAGAAGATACTCCGTATCTACAAGCACCCTTTCTATAATGTCTACAGCCTGGACTATGACGTGGCCCTGCTAGAGCTGAACAGGCCTGTCAAGTTCAGCAGCACCATCAAGCCTATATGTCTCCCAGACAATTCACACATTTTCCATGAAGGAGCCAGATGCTTCATCACAGGCTGGGGTTCCACAAAGGAAGGAG GTCTCATATCAAAGcatctgcaaaaagcagcagtgaacaTGATTGGAGACCAAGCCTGCAAAACGTTCTACCCTGTCCAGATCAGCAGCAGGATGGTGTGTGCTGGTTTCCCACAGGGCACCGTCGACAGTTGTTCA gGCGATGCAGGTGGGCCCCTGGCATGTAAGGAACCCTCAGGGAAGTGGTTTCTAGCTGGAATCACAAGCTGGGGCTATGGCTGTGCCAGGCCATACTTCCCTGGTGTCTACACCAAAGTCACAGCTGTCCAGGGCTGGATTGCGCAGAACCTCAAGCTCTGA